AACCGTAATTTACATAAAGATGTTTTAATttgatataataaataaaaaattgaaaaatctaatgTGAATACACTAATGGAAATTTAATGAAACCTCAACTAGTAAAGAAAATTGATTGTGTTAAAAATGATCATATGAGAAAAACAGCGCAAAATGTTTACAATCTAGAATCTTTTTAGTGAGAAACAAAGAAAAACCATTTCATAGGCAATAATTTTCGTTTTGAGCAAAATGAAGTCATCGGCCTATGTCATAGGACGCAAAATGTAAAGCAAATTAAAATCAACTTGCTACTTTGTCAACCATGCTGAATTAGTATTCTATGCCACGCGTATGGCCTCAAAATTCTAATTTGAATACGATACTGCCTGGTGACGAATTCTTGATAGCTTTCATCTTGAATACTGATTGTTGACTTTTCTGCAAGGTAGGAATTCCAGCCCAAGATTCAATATATAGAGTCATACGCAACATAATATTAAGAAAACAAAGAAGTTTGAACAATGGAAGTATTCAGAGACATATCATCTTCTACTATGTCTGTTATGTTGGTAGGAGCTGCCACAATGCTACTTGTGGCAACAATTCTACTGAAACGCCATAGGATCCATCTCCCTCCAGGCCCCAGAGCTCTTCCTATAATTGGCCACTTTCATCTTCTCATAGATAAAACCAGGCCACTTCACCAGATTCTAAGTTCCCTCTCACAAGAGTATGGACCTATTCTGCATCTCAAATTCGGTAGCCGCCCAGTTTTAGTGATAAGTTCTTCAGCTTTAGCCAAAGAATGTTTGACGGTGAATGACAAGTCTTTTGCATCTCGCCCTTCTCTTGCACAAGGTCAGTATTTGGGTTACAATAATTATATAATGGGTTGGGCTCCTTATGGCCGCTATTGGCGAAATGCTAGAAAAATCTGTGTACTTGAGATTCTGACTCCGAAAAGAATCCAAGATTTCGGAACCAAGAGAAGGCAAGAAATATATCAAGCAGTCAATTCTTTGTTTCAGCAGGCACAATTGCAGAGTATTGTTAACATGAGAAGCGTTTTGGCAAGATTGACTTTTAATATTCTGATGACTATGATTATAGATGAGAAGTACTTCGGAGAGGAATCGGGAATTTCGGTGGATTTGATTATCCACCTGATCGAAGAATTCTTTGTGCTTAATGGAGTAATTAATATTGGGGATTATATTCCCTGGTTGAAGTGGTTTGATTTGCAAGGATATGAGAAGGCTATGAAGAATGTACATAAGAATCTAGACTTGTAtatgcagagaattgtggagaagcATAGGGAGAAAGGATTAAAAGACGAGGAAGAGATGGACGACTTCATTGATGTGCTGATCTCACAGGCAGAGAAGAATGGTGAAGCAATTCTTGATAAAGATGCTTTTATTAAATCAACTGCTATTGTAAGTGTTTTTACTTTGCCAGTTTTCCACATTTTCGTTTACAATTTTTTACGTGAcattttttatttacaattttATCCAGTTAGTATTCAGACATGAATACCATGGTACATCTTGACCGCTGAACAGCCATCCATCCCCCATTTGAATGATCCATATAATGCAACCAAAATAGCTTTTTGCAAGTTTTGATTGTATTGTACCTCTTTTTCTTGCCAGATTATGTTTAGTGCAGGCTCTGATACATCTTCAGTTACCCTAGAGTGGGCATTGTCTTTGTTATTGCGACATCCCCATGTAATGTGGAAGGCGCAGGAGGAACTTGATTCTAAAGTTGGAAGGAGGAGATTGGTCGAGGAGTCAGATATACCCCAACTAACATACCTGCAAGCAATAGTGAAAGAGACTCTTCGTCTTTATCCAGCAGCGCCTTTGTTGTTGCCACACAAATCTAAAGAGGCTTGCACAGTGGGAGGCTACCATATTCCTGCGGAAACAATACTGATGGTAAATGCATGGGAAATTCATAGGGACCCCAACGTGTGGAACAAACCATTGGATTTTAAACCAGAACGTTTTAtggggaaggagagagagataaGCAACGTCCAAATTACAGAGAATGACTTTGACATGATCCCATTTGGAGCAGGGAGAAGAGGATGTCCTGGTACTTCTTTGGCAATGAGTATGGTGCAAACAACTCTTGCAAGTTTGTTGCAGAGCTTTGATTGGTTTGTTCCAGATGGAAGAGTTCTTGACATGAATGAAGGGGTTAGTTTGGTAATGCCAAGGGCAGTGCCTTTGGAGGTTATGCTCAAGCCTCGGCTCTCTCATCATCTATATTAGAAATAGGTCTGGCTTTAAATTGTGGAACTCTTTTTTAAGATGTTTGATGCAGTAGCATCTTAAGATAAAATAAGCAATCTCCCGTCTTTAAAAAATTGTAATAGTTAGGTTGTTtagatttttaatattttaatttattaaagtttgTTCATGTAAATAAACTTTGAATAAAGAGGTtcaatttctatttatttttaaatgagaATGAGGCAAACGAACTTCTCCAAATAAGCAGGCATGACTAATTACTAAGTTTAGTGATGATTGGTATCAACTCAGTCTCTTATGAAACAGCAATTACGTACTCGTCGAAAACAGAGAGTTTGGGTCAAGTTAAGAGACGGTGACTCCGGTTAGAAGTAGGATATTAAATTGGGCTATGTTATGATTTAGTAGACAGGAAAAACAAGATAAATTCATTGTGCATAGCTCTTTATATATATAAGAATTCTATGCATTTTCCCCGTGCAATGTGTTACTTATTGCTTTCCCCTTTGCACTATTGTAGTTGTTACTTATTGCTTTCCCCTTTGCACTATTGTAGTTGTACAAGTCtattgaatttatttgttccgagcTAAGTGCCtcagatgaagatgaagaaagtgcctcagaaAATGATTGCTGTGAGGATGAAAGAAAAACAAATCTCTTTACGGCACTAGATGAACCggttgatgaagataatgaagatgaagacattcaAGCTGAAGTGGAcctggaaggtgagctcataagtgctcttgaggagttgagtaaaacaagaagatatTTCAAGAAGGTTAAGTGTGTTGCTGCTGCTTTTTTCATAGTCCGAAATAAAAAATCCTCTTTCAACAGGTCAGATTCAAATATGCATGCAAGAGGTCAAATAAACATGCTCGAAAACTTCACCATTTGTTGGTAAAAAGTCTTTTTTTAAATTTAACTCATATTGTGTTGGTCATTGCTTCTATTGTTATCAATTTGGACATAGGATGAACGACTACAAAATTGATTTGAGAAGGAAATGTCGATTTGGTTTCTAGAGCTCATATCACTAATCCAAAATATCATCCTTAAAAGATCACCAAAACGATACATTTATATAAAACATTATGAAAGAATGTAGAGCGTTTTAGAGAGCCAATAGAGATACAATATACTAACAAGCTCTGATCCGAAGGATAGGCCCTTGTAAATTTTTTCATACAAATGTGAATTTCATGAAAACTATTAGGAAGAAACCTTACATACATTTTAGCTTAACTCTTGAACTAAACACCCAAAGCATGCAATGTGGCAATATGCAGACAAAATTACTTCTCCACAAACAAAGGGAAACATACTCTTCAATACATAGACAAATCAGTCAAGTATGAAACTGATCTCAACAATCAACCAACTAGTTGAACATATAGATACCAATCAAAGTGACTACATCTTATAATAAAACCATAAATCATGTGTATCAATGCATACCATGTATCCGGATTGATATACTACCATGAATATACTTGATAAAATTCTGAAATATATTATATATCTTTGCACAATCTTAATTGGCACAACTACTCTCACATATGCCCAACACACATTATCAAATTCACTAATGACCACAACATATAGTACATTCATCtcctcaatgacaacacatattgtcaaacatcatgttgacatcaatgacaacacatattgccaacaccCCTACATTAGTTTGCAAAGTATAAATTCTAGTGGGGAGGAACCTCCAAGCAAGTTAGATATCTAGGTATCTTTTTTTCACTCAATACTTGTGTGAGAGACATGcatctatggatcaaaagcaagaTTAAGAGTAAACTAGATGATTGAAATAGCCAATTCGTATCCTTGGTAAGAAGAATCTAGGTTTCCTAGAAAATTTTATACACCTACacattatattaaattattttctttAGCTTTTCAATAGCTTTAAAATCAATGagattcaaaacaaaaaaataggAACTTTTAAGAGACACATGGAAAAAGAATTAGGAAGAATCACATTGTCAAATGGTAGTGGTTTTGTCTAGATAAAGATTTAATTAGGAAGAATCACTTTGTCAAATGGTAGTGGTTTTGTCTAGATAAAGATTTAAGGGGATTAGATTTGAAAGATTTGAGGCTACATGAAATAGCTCTTGTTGTCAAGTGGATCCTTAAATATTTGGATGGAAATGAGACATGGAAAGTCCTGGTAAGGAACAATATGCATCTTACTATCCCCAAACAAGATAGGTCTTAAGAAATGATTCCATTTTGTGACATTCCAATCAGCAATTTCCCATTTGTTCCTCTAGGGTCTTGTAGTTTTAGAATAATTTGGAAGGATTGAGATTTAGTGAAAAGCAATGTTTTTAACAAAGGCATATTGGATGATCACAATAAACATCATGCATATATGTCAATATTGTGGAACTTGGAAAATAAAGGAAAACCCTTAGCATTACATCAAGGTTGTTTTGCTAAGAATTGGTCCTCTATAAGGATTGAGAGCTTTATGGACATCCTATGTGAAGGAAAAATAAAATCATGGCCTCTATGAGCTTTGAATTTGATCTTCCTCCTTCCAACTAGAGGGCTTAAACTACTCTTAGGGAGGCAAGTAGAGCAATTCAAATGCACAAAGACTATATATAGGACAAAGAGACCCTGAAACAACTTAAATGGAATGATGGTACTAATATTTAAAAAGTTAAGACTAATGGAGGACCATTATTCTTGAAGATGATTACAATTTCCATTATTTTCAGCTCCATTGTGGCATCCTTGTAATACTAGTGGAGGACCAAAAAAATATTATAGGGGAGACTTCACTAAACAAAACATAGACTGTAAAAAGCTTCAACACCAATGAAACAACCTACTAACTAGGCCAAAAGAGTTGTCCATTGGATCATAATAAACCTTTACAATTGACATTTGTTGGACCTAGATAAAAAAAATGCTCTCAAACTTGTAACACATGTCACATTGAATTTGTTCCTTTCATACTTGATTGAAAACCTTATCTTAAGTTTGCAAGTTGACCAAATTTTTTTGGAGATTAGAATTAGCCTAGAGATTATTCTACAGGATAGTGATATTGAGGGAGAAATTCACACTAAGAATGAAGGATTCAATTTTTAGGGGAGAAAAGTTGTGTGAGAAGGTACCtaagaatcaaaatcttcaaaagaattTAAAATAATTTGTCTAAAGGTTTACATAAAGATATTGTGGTGCAGAGAAACTCTTAAAAGTTTTGATGTCCAGGtccatgccaaaaaaaaaaaagagtaaagaaaaaggaaaagaaataggaCAAAAAGTTATGAATATGAGTCTAAAGCCAAAACTCATGTTTTTAACCAACAACTTATACAAGATAGACCCTTAAATTCATTACCCATTCCTATTCATAGTattaaatttgaatatttaattgaaGGATGCTTCTAGATTTTTAGCCAATTTAAATCTAGTCAATATGGAGATGTTTTGATCTGGTGTAATGAATCTAATTAGAAGAGCCTGTATGGCTAGGTGAGTTGGCTTGGGCAGTGGGTTTTCTCCCCATCGGTCTCGGGTTCGACTCCTATTCAAATTTAAGAGGGAGGAATGGTTGCGGGCTCTGGATTCTCTCCCAAGGGGACTAGTCTTGCCTCAGTTCGCCCCTTCCTGCcccctcccccccccaaaaaaaaacaatTCAATCTAGCTAGAAGGGGCTTCTAGATTGTTAACCAATTTAAACATAGTCCACGTGAAGATGTTTTGAATTGGTATAGTGAATCTAATTAAAAGAGCTTCTAGATTTTTGACCAATTTAAACCTAATACACGTGGAACTACTTTGTTTTGGTATAACGAATTAATTAGAAAGAACTTCTAGAATTTTGATTAATTTAACTATAATTCACATAAagatgttttgatttgatataataaataaaaaatagaaaaatataatgtGAATAGACTAGTGGAGATTTAATGAAACCTCAACTAGTGAAGAAAATTGATTGTGTTGAAAATGATCATATGAGAAAAACAGCCCAAAATGTTTACAATCTAGAATCTCTTTTTtaaaagagaaacaaagaaaaaccaTTTCATAGGCAATAATTTTCGTTTTGAGCAAAATGAAGTCATCGGCCTATGTCATAGGATGCAAAATGTAAAGCAAATTAAAATCAACTTGCTACTTTGTCGACCATGCTGAATTAGTATTCTATGCCACGCGTATGGCCTCAAAATTCTAATTTGAATACGATACTGCCTGGTGACGAATTCTTGATAGCTTTCATCTTGAATACTGATTGTTGACTTTTCTGCGAGGTAGGGCAGAAATTCCAGCCCAATATTCAATATATAAAGTTATACGCAACATAATATTGAGAAAACAAAGAAGTTTAAACAATGGAAGTATTCACAGACATATCATCTTCTATTATGTCTGTTATGTTGGTAGGAGCTGCCACAATGCGACATCCTCTTATAGAATGTTATGTTGGTAGGAGTTATTATGTATGTTATGTTAGGCTCTGATACATCTTTAGTAACCCTAGAGTGGGCATTGTCTTTGTTATTGCGACATCCCCATGTAATGTGGAAGGCGCAGGAGGAACTTGATTCTAAAGTTGGAAGGAGGAGAGTGGTGGAGGAGTCAAATATAGTGAAAGAGAGTCTTCGTCTTTGTTGTTGTCGAAAATAGAGAGTTTGGGTCAAGTTAAGAGACGGTGACTGCCGTTAGAAGTAGGATATTAAATTGGGCTATGCTATGATTTAGTAGCCAGGAAATAGAAGATAGATTCATTGTGCATAGCTCTTTATGAATATAAGAATTCTATGCATTTTTCCCGTGCAATGTGTTACTTATTTCTTTCCCCTTTGCACTGTTGTAGTTGTATAAGTCTATTGAATTTATTTGTTCAAAGATGAATGTCTGCATAACCAACCTAACTATGCAACCTAACGCACATGACAACCTAATGGCAATGTCACATGAAGTTTGTGTATTATATTTCTTGCTTTCAAATATAGAGTGTTATTAAATATAGATGTAGAGCCCTGCACCTAGAGCTAATTATGATATAGATGGAAGAAAAACAAGATAGTTAAAAGAAACCAACCAGTAGAGAAAAGAGATTAGCAAGCCATAGAACCAAAAAGAAAGCATCTTTTATATCCTCCAATTTTTTAATATATGCATACATTAAAAAAAATCCATTGCTCTTGATAGGGGTATTTGTTAGATTGGGTAGCTCGGACACTTGTTTCTATATctagatttagaaataatttgaTTTCCCTAGGGACTTCTAGAAAGTTCTTAATTAGAATTTTCAGAAAGTTGTTAATTAGAAATTTCTAGAAAGTCGTTAATTATAGACTTTTGGAAAGTTGTTAATTACAGTCTAGAATAATCTTAGCCATTGATTAAGATTAATCGTGGCCATTGGTTGCACAATGAGAAGGTTATAAAAGGGAATCAAAGGATATTTGGAAAACACAGTTTTTGTAAACAGATTTGTTGTGATAGCAAACATATTTGCAGTAATAGCAAAGGTGCAGTGAGAGCATAGGATACATCAGTAGAGGAATTGCAGCAGTAGAAATTCAGGGAAGAATTTCCGAAGACAAAATATTGTCGGAGCTCTACCAGTAAGAGGCAAGCAGTATATGTATCTCTTGATTTGCTGAAGTTTAATATAATTTCTCTCCTTGTGAACTGGTTTTCCCTTTAGGGTTTTTCTAGAGACAATTTATCCAAAAATATCGTGTTTATTGTTGTGCGGATTTTCTTTTTAGTTCCTATGTTTTTTATTTGTGAAattgtagttgtgttattttcAGTATTAGTTGTGAATTAACTTTTCAGCAGTCAAATAATCTATTTAGATAGGAGATTGATAATTAGTAATTgcaatagatttttcacatggtattagagctaataTGAGGGCAAGAAAAACTCAGTGTAGGCACAAGAAGATAAAATTGAGGGTTTATAAAACCCAGTTTAGCCTCTTCTGAATTATTTTGGGTTTTACTCTTTTTGAGATGGCCTCAACAGGTTTAAGAGATTAGGATAGATTGGATagagcctcaaattttggtgtctagaaagccaaaatttctttattgctggaagagaatggtatcaagaaaTATGTGACCAGTGTTATACCTATACCTTCAGATGCAACACAGCTCTCAGCATACAAGAAGGACGAAGCCAAGGTGAGGAGACTAATCCTTGATGATGTTAAGGATCATATAATTGTGCACATCATAGAGTTAGATACAATGAAGAAAATGGGGGGCGCCATTCTTaatctgtaccagaatgctaccactaaccAGAAGCTGATTCTCAGGGAGAAGTTGAGGATTACCCAGATGAATAAGGGAGAAGATGTTACAAGTTACCTCACCAGACTTAGACTTGTCGAGGATGAGTTAGCATTTGTTGGAGATAAACCAAATGATGATGAGCTAGTACGCATAGCCCTATATGGGCTTACTAAGTAGTAGGAtgtttttgttcaagttattaTCCAGGGCGATGTCTCTCCGATATTATAGAATTGTAAGAATTcgagcccctactattctaaggcaaTCCCTTCTCTGATCGGTTATACGGAAAAAGCATATGTGGGGCAGCAGGAATTACTATCCCCATGGATGAGACACCTTACCGAGTTGGGATTgactttggagtgatttcactAAGGAGCATCTTAGACTAAGTCTTGTCAGTGGAACTAGTAGTAAAAGTTAGAAAAATGAGGTGGAATAGGAAAACGTGGCCCTAGCAAGAAAAGGGAAATCGAAGAAGGGGTCTAACAAAGGATCAAGTCaaaaagatgagaagaagaaacaTGACCTGTCTAAGATCAAATGTTATGGTTGTCACGATTTTGGCCACTATGTTAGTGATTGCCCACAAAGGAAGAAAAACGAAAAAGAAAGGTAAGAAGCAGATGACAGCTTCACCAAGTGTAGATGAACTTTCTAGTAGAATGGAGGATGAGTTTTCTCTCATAGCTTGTCTAACTAGCTCAACCTCACAAGGTGTTTGGTATATAGATAGTGGGGCGTCATTTCATGTGATAGGAGTTAGAGAGGAATTCTACAGTTATAAGGAGGACATCAGAGTTCAGATTTctatgtgttggccatttggaggaattgattatgtgttgcattgatgttttgtcattgatgtcaacactagctattttggatgctttacccgcaccgttctggtcccagtaggttgagtggtttctggttggtttggatttggcatgatccggtatactctggtatgttttggttatggaattggcttattcatgatactcatgttcatattgagttagttggttttggtcaggtgatcgaatgctatccttcttgcttagaagcttggctcaTGGTTgcgacgagggtttcaccaacagaaattttgaagaagatctatgatgatatgcataagttgttttggtgcatcttttggtggagattcaggatgttgatggtgatcatgttcaagacttggcggatggagatcgaTTCTTTAGCgtttggacctatattgggtcctggttgatctaggttatggatcgacttaatgtaacttgtggattggacctctcgatgtgtttccgagatgtcttacGTGTTAGATATTATTTGGTTAGTCTAAggacaacatgttttgtaattatgtaattggtttattgtctggtggccgacctgattgtttatggtcgagggtttgtatatatatgatgtaagatctcattgtagatcatcatggtatataATCGGGATATAGGAATGGAATATGTgtatgtaatatgtgaataatgtaatatcattcaagaagaggatttggtcaatcattggagatcgaattgggtttatgtaagaggatttagtcctctggtattgagcttaaccggaattgtactcaggcataagagatgctatctttgcagttcattccttcttttggattgtagtctggatttctatgtagtcagtgagactccttttgtgatgagtggtgctttgtaggttgttggccttcttgcaagtgcaagcccctcaattgtaattcatatacttaatgcaaaagtattatttgattttgggtaggcttcccaccatggcttttcccattaCTAGGTGGTGTcaagtggatggtatttattctctgattattttttatgcttaattgggttAACTattattccgatatttggtttaagaattctagtattaatgtttggggctttggtattaatgttttaatttctaaatgttctggtaatctgtgacaactgattcaccccccctctcaattgtcttctagttatttgaattgtctaaaaattggtatcaaagatttggtcctctttgtagaaagcttaaccacttgaggaagatcctatggcgactaacaattcaagttcatccggAGATAtctgagatttggatggagactcatctgagatgtctcggcaagaagatttgggagatcacacagaatggtaaTACACCTCGTAATCAGGCATCTACCAATCCTCTCCtggcaaacctggataaggagcttgagaatgattgtagagaaagagaagccctcttatgtgcactttctaatcaaaaAATAATCGGATTGAtggacaaatcatctagaaaggttatatgggataagttgtagactcttaattaaggtgaccctatagtaaagatt
The nucleotide sequence above comes from Cryptomeria japonica chromosome 11, Sugi_1.0, whole genome shotgun sequence. Encoded proteins:
- the LOC131043478 gene encoding cytochrome P450 81Q32, translating into MEVFRDISSSTMSVMLVGAATMLLVATILLKRHRIHLPPGPRALPIIGHFHLLIDKTRPLHQILSSLSQEYGPILHLKFGSRPVLVISSSALAKECLTVNDKSFASRPSLAQGQYLGYNNYIMGWAPYGRYWRNARKICVLEILTPKRIQDFGTKRRQEIYQAVNSLFQQAQLQSIVNMRSVLARLTFNILMTMIIDEKYFGEESGISVDLIIHLIEEFFVLNGVINIGDYIPWLKWFDLQGYEKAMKNVHKNLDLYMQRIVEKHREKGLKDEEEMDDFIDVLISQAEKNGEAILDKDAFIKSTAIIMFSAGSDTSSVTLEWALSLLLRHPHVMWKAQEELDSKVGRRRLVEESDIPQLTYLQAIVKETLRLYPAAPLLLPHKSKEACTVGGYHIPAETILMVNAWEIHRDPNVWNKPLDFKPERFMGKEREISNVQITENDFDMIPFGAGRRGCPGTSLAMSMVQTTLASLLQSFDWFVPDGRVLDMNEGVSLVMPRAVPLEVMLKPRLSHHLY